The following are encoded together in the Halomonas halophila genome:
- a CDS encoding DUF3486 family protein, which yields MPPRNKVYDLPAEIRDELNERLVSTGFQGYSSLAEWLAERGFNVSRSSVHRYGQDLQEEFEEAMGDVRKTTELAKAMATDQEDESGHLIDATARMVQDQLLRITIAMRKAEQDPAKAAKQLGSVTRALAEIGRVSLGQKKWARELRVEAAQEAADKAEAAGRAQGLSNDGVAALRAAILEGLA from the coding sequence ATGCCGCCACGCAACAAGGTCTACGACCTGCCGGCCGAGATCCGCGACGAGCTCAACGAGCGGCTGGTCAGCACCGGCTTCCAGGGCTATTCCTCGCTCGCCGAGTGGCTGGCGGAGCGCGGCTTCAATGTCTCGCGCAGCTCGGTGCACCGCTATGGCCAGGACCTCCAGGAAGAGTTCGAGGAGGCCATGGGCGACGTGCGCAAGACCACCGAGCTGGCCAAGGCCATGGCCACCGACCAGGAGGACGAGAGCGGCCACCTGATCGACGCTACTGCACGTATGGTCCAGGACCAGCTGCTGCGCATCACTATCGCCATGCGCAAGGCCGAGCAGGATCCGGCCAAGGCCGCCAAGCAACTGGGCAGCGTGACACGCGCGCTGGCCGAGATCGGCCGCGTCTCGCTGGGGCAGAAGAAGTGGGCCCGGGAGCTACGCGTCGAAGCCGCCCAGGAGGCGGCCGACAAGGCGGAAGCCGCAGGGCGTGCCCAGGGCCTTTCCAACGATGGCGTCGCGGCGTTGCGTGCGGCAATCCTGGAGGGCCTGGCGTGA
- a CDS encoding Mu-like prophage major head subunit gpT family protein — translation MNLTSANLQALYKAYKTNFQQGFNSLGEQGALYELFCTTVPSTTAVEVYPWLKSLPRMREWLGDRVIHGLESSDFSIRNRKFELTAGVPRDAIEDDTYGVYGPTFQEFGRSSREHPNELAVEVLEANPLCYDGQNLFDTDHPVLDASGAETSVSNDMGGSGPAWYVMDLSRAIKPMVFQRRRDYDFRALTDLMSDRVFMTDDFMFGTDARVNAGPGLWQLVVRSHQEFNAANYKAARQRLTTLTGDHGRPLGLRHTHTMVPNHLEGEARVILMNQNDAAGATNPWQNTSQLILNPWLASA, via the coding sequence ATGAACCTCACGTCCGCCAATCTCCAGGCCCTGTACAAGGCCTACAAGACCAACTTCCAGCAGGGCTTCAACTCGCTGGGCGAGCAGGGAGCGCTCTATGAGCTGTTCTGCACCACGGTGCCTAGCACCACCGCCGTGGAGGTCTACCCCTGGCTGAAGTCCCTGCCGCGCATGCGCGAGTGGCTGGGCGACCGGGTGATCCATGGCCTTGAGAGCAGCGACTTCTCGATCCGCAACCGCAAGTTCGAGTTGACCGCCGGCGTGCCCCGCGATGCCATCGAGGACGACACCTATGGCGTCTACGGCCCGACCTTCCAGGAGTTCGGCCGCAGCTCCCGCGAGCACCCCAACGAGCTCGCCGTGGAGGTGCTGGAGGCCAACCCGCTGTGCTACGACGGCCAGAACCTGTTCGACACCGACCACCCGGTGCTCGATGCCAGCGGCGCCGAGACCTCGGTCTCCAACGACATGGGCGGCAGCGGCCCGGCCTGGTACGTGATGGACCTCTCGCGGGCCATCAAGCCGATGGTCTTCCAGCGCCGTCGCGACTACGACTTCCGCGCCCTGACCGACCTGATGAGCGATCGCGTCTTCATGACCGACGACTTCATGTTCGGCACGGACGCACGGGTCAACGCCGGCCCGGGCCTGTGGCAGCTGGTGGTGCGTTCCCACCAGGAGTTCAACGCCGCCAACTACAAGGCCGCCCGCCAGCGCTTGACCACGCTCACGGGCGACCACGGCCGCCCGTTGGGGCTGCGCCACACCCACACCATGGTGCCCAACCACCTGGAGGGCGAGGCCCGCGTCATCCTCATGAACCAGAACGATGCCGCCGGCGCCACCAACCCTTGGCAGAACACCTCGCAGCTGATCCTCAACCCCTGGCTGGCCAGCGCCTGA
- a CDS encoding PBECR2 nuclease fold domain-containing protein, whose translation MVAARYGSLPFREQISVFRERVPIPTLAWDDVYGRENDQAFAVAGATRQAIVEDFADAVGRAIAEGRTLDDFRRDFDTIVARHGWSYNGSRGWRSRVIYDTNLRQSYAAGREAQMADPELRRARPYGLYRHGGSEHPRPHHLAKDGLVVPLDDPWWDTWTPQNGWGCSCKKYTLSEADVERLGLAVTRPDPIEYEERVVGANGPNPRTVRVPVGIDPGFEHRPGVARLRGITPGPLREPVPAARTAPARPAVDSPPVPRPAPERPAVQGAEAEVEAFLGRFGADADSVAFRPDALGEILPLSRQLFVDEAGELALGQLAGHLTLLAEAIDAPDEIWTALVFDEAAGHWRLRRRYLAWLREAGAVMMEWGRAGWAAWIGSAEDERVTQWRRGVRLYRRGEEED comes from the coding sequence ATGGTCGCCGCCCGCTATGGCTCGCTGCCGTTCCGCGAGCAGATCTCGGTCTTCCGGGAGCGGGTGCCGATCCCCACCCTGGCCTGGGACGACGTCTACGGCCGGGAGAACGACCAGGCCTTCGCCGTGGCCGGCGCCACGCGACAGGCGATCGTCGAGGACTTCGCCGATGCCGTGGGCCGTGCCATCGCCGAGGGCCGCACCCTGGACGACTTCCGGCGCGACTTCGACACCATCGTCGCCCGCCACGGCTGGAGCTATAACGGCAGCCGGGGCTGGCGCTCGCGGGTGATCTACGACACCAACCTGCGCCAGAGCTACGCCGCCGGCCGCGAGGCGCAGATGGCCGACCCCGAGCTGCGCAGGGCGCGGCCCTATGGCCTCTACCGCCACGGCGGCAGCGAGCATCCCCGGCCGCACCACCTGGCCAAGGATGGCTTGGTGGTGCCGCTGGACGATCCCTGGTGGGACACCTGGACACCACAGAACGGTTGGGGCTGCAGCTGCAAGAAGTACACCCTGAGCGAGGCCGACGTCGAACGGCTGGGCCTGGCCGTGACACGACCCGATCCTATCGAGTACGAGGAGCGCGTGGTGGGGGCCAACGGGCCAAACCCGCGCACCGTGCGCGTGCCGGTGGGCATCGACCCCGGTTTCGAGCATCGCCCCGGCGTGGCCCGGCTTCGTGGTATCACCCCGGGGCCGCTGCGTGAGCCGGTACCGGCGGCGCGCACCGCCCCGGCACGACCAGCGGTTGACTCGCCGCCGGTACCGCGCCCGGCCCCGGAACGGCCGGCGGTACAAGGAGCGGAGGCAGAGGTCGAGGCGTTCCTGGGCCGGTTCGGGGCCGATGCTGACAGCGTGGCCTTCCGGCCCGATGCCCTGGGCGAGATCCTGCCGCTCTCTCGCCAGCTGTTCGTCGACGAGGCCGGGGAGCTGGCCCTGGGGCAGCTCGCGGGGCATCTCACCCTGCTGGCCGAGGCGATCGACGCCCCGGACGAGATCTGGACGGCGCTGGTCTTCGACGAGGCCGCCGGGCACTGGCGCCTGCGCCGCCGCTACCTGGCATGGCTGAGGGAAGCCGGGGCGGTGATGATGGAGTGGGGCCGCGCCGGCTGGGCGGCCTGGATCGGCAGCGCCGAGGACGAGCGCGTGACGCAATGGCGCCGCGGCGTGCGGCTATATAGACGCGGCGAAGAGGAGGACTGA
- a CDS encoding terminase large subunit domain-containing protein yields MSVNSDQSVLLGYQRRWVADPSPVKMIEKSRRIGLSYAEAADDVLYAASELGANVYYISYNKEMTQGFIQDCAGWAKAYQMAASQIDESVIEVDERQVLTYTIKFDSGHQIQAFTSNPRNLRSKGRPGERLVIDEAAFVDDIQELLKAAMAMTIWGGQIRIISTHNGEDNPFNELINDIRAERYDYSLHRVDFDEALADGLYQRICQVTGQVWSREGEAQWRQQMINRYKPNQDEELFCIPAQGGGAYLTRVMIEACMSPAPVLRFDGTKAYNALPEPARAAEMDDWIRENLKPLLAKLNPQRRHALGQDFARSGDLSVIAPLEIGETLHRSVPFLMEMHNVPFKQQEQVLFAIGNGLPRLSGVAIDSRGNGAYIGETAHDEWGAIVDQVQATESWYRERMPRYKARFEDGTITLPQNDDLVEDHRAFKLVRGVARLPEGKTSGQRHGDGAMACVLADHAADLDATEIDFIRVPRGGPATLDPDDDHDDFTDDWGGGAW; encoded by the coding sequence GTGAGCGTGAACAGCGACCAGAGCGTACTGCTGGGCTACCAGCGGCGTTGGGTGGCCGATCCCAGCCCGGTTAAGATGATCGAGAAGAGCCGCCGGATCGGCCTGTCCTACGCCGAGGCGGCGGACGATGTGCTCTATGCCGCCTCCGAGCTGGGCGCCAACGTCTACTACATCTCCTACAACAAGGAGATGACTCAGGGGTTCATCCAGGACTGCGCCGGCTGGGCCAAGGCCTACCAGATGGCAGCCAGCCAGATCGACGAGTCGGTGATCGAGGTCGACGAGCGTCAGGTGCTGACCTACACCATCAAGTTCGACTCCGGCCACCAGATCCAGGCCTTCACCTCTAACCCGCGCAACTTGCGCTCCAAGGGCCGCCCCGGCGAGCGGTTGGTGATCGACGAGGCCGCCTTCGTCGACGACATCCAGGAACTGCTCAAGGCCGCCATGGCCATGACCATCTGGGGCGGGCAGATCCGCATCATCAGTACGCACAACGGCGAGGACAACCCGTTCAACGAGCTGATCAACGACATCCGCGCCGAGCGCTACGACTACAGCCTGCACCGCGTCGACTTCGACGAGGCCCTGGCCGATGGCCTCTACCAGCGCATCTGCCAGGTCACCGGCCAGGTATGGAGCCGCGAGGGCGAGGCGCAGTGGCGGCAGCAGATGATCAACCGCTACAAGCCCAACCAGGACGAGGAGCTGTTCTGCATCCCGGCCCAGGGCGGCGGTGCCTACCTCACCCGCGTGATGATCGAGGCCTGCATGTCGCCGGCGCCGGTGCTGCGCTTCGATGGCACCAAGGCCTACAACGCGCTGCCGGAGCCGGCCCGCGCCGCCGAAATGGACGACTGGATCCGCGAGAACCTCAAGCCGCTGCTGGCCAAGCTCAACCCCCAACGCCGCCACGCCCTGGGCCAGGACTTTGCCCGCTCCGGTGACCTTTCGGTGATCGCTCCCTTGGAGATCGGCGAGACCCTGCACCGGTCTGTGCCGTTCCTGATGGAGATGCACAACGTCCCGTTCAAGCAGCAGGAGCAGGTGCTGTTCGCCATTGGCAACGGCCTGCCGCGGCTCAGCGGCGTGGCCATCGACAGCCGCGGCAACGGCGCCTACATCGGCGAGACGGCCCACGACGAGTGGGGCGCCATCGTCGACCAGGTGCAGGCCACCGAGAGCTGGTACCGGGAGCGCATGCCTCGCTATAAAGCGCGTTTCGAAGACGGCACCATCACGCTGCCCCAGAACGACGACCTGGTGGAGGATCACCGGGCCTTCAAGCTGGTGCGCGGCGTGGCCCGGCTGCCCGAAGGCAAGACTAGCGGCCAGCGCCACGGGGACGGGGCGATGGCCTGCGTGCTGGCCGATCACGCGGCCGATCTGGATGCCACCGAGATCGACTTCATCCGCGTGCCACGCGGCGGCCCTGCGACGCTCGATCCAGACGACGACCACGACGATTTCACCGATGACTGGGGAGGTGGCGCATGGTAG
- a CDS encoding type VI secretion system-associated protein TagO, translated as MKKTTAAVLFTAMASSLGAAQASEGCTDISNDQRRLACYDAEYRPAQEVSQESSWMVNESTSPIDDSKSVYLRVTSKEPVQDRLGRDVDAALWVRCMENKTSMVLQFGGHHMASLNQYGQVTLRIDDQQARTMRMNESTNNKSLGLWNGGSSIPVIRQMFGHDTLTVRATPFSQSPITTQFPITGLEEAIEPLREACHW; from the coding sequence ATGAAGAAGACAACCGCAGCAGTCCTTTTTACCGCTATGGCTTCCTCGCTGGGCGCGGCCCAGGCCTCAGAGGGTTGCACCGACATTTCGAACGATCAGAGACGACTGGCCTGTTACGACGCCGAGTACCGTCCTGCTCAAGAGGTGTCTCAGGAATCGAGCTGGATGGTGAACGAGAGTACGTCACCCATTGACGATTCGAAGTCTGTGTACTTGAGAGTCACATCCAAAGAGCCGGTCCAGGATCGATTGGGGCGTGATGTCGATGCTGCACTGTGGGTTCGCTGTATGGAAAACAAGACGTCCATGGTGTTGCAGTTCGGTGGCCATCACATGGCGAGCCTGAACCAGTATGGACAGGTCACACTACGTATCGATGATCAGCAGGCTCGAACGATGCGGATGAACGAGTCCACGAATAACAAGTCGCTCGGGCTATGGAATGGCGGTAGTTCCATTCCAGTGATTCGCCAGATGTTCGGTCATGACACCCTGACGGTGCGCGCGACGCCTTTCAGTCAGTCGCCCATCACCACCCAGTTTCCCATCACTGGGCTTGAGGAGGCTATCGAGCCGCTGAGAGAGGCTTGCCACTGGTAA
- a CDS encoding superinfection immunity protein: MPDVATLKLYAEYLTTKPILGLLVLAFSVAIYFLPLIIAALRDMPNAVAISVLNLVAGWTFVGWIVALVWACTEQPSRKSRS, encoded by the coding sequence ATGCCGGATGTCGCCACCCTCAAGCTCTATGCAGAGTACCTCACCACCAAGCCGATCCTCGGTCTGCTGGTCCTCGCCTTTTCCGTCGCGATCTACTTCCTGCCGCTGATCATCGCCGCCCTGCGCGACATGCCGAATGCGGTAGCGATCAGCGTGCTGAACCTGGTGGCCGGATGGACGTTTGTTGGCTGGATCGTCGCCCTGGTTTGGGCCTGCACGGAGCAACCATCTCGAAAGTCCCGGAGTTGA
- a CDS encoding DUF2730 family protein gives MEGINWTAAKVLFDVAQALFMAGVAFYVWWTNKHRATGKAIAEVNGRIDDLDKHVSRIEQTLDNRPGYSEIEQLRTEMATMNRGVAELAAQMQSSNSLLNRLHEYLLTERGKS, from the coding sequence ATGGAAGGGATCAACTGGACCGCCGCCAAGGTGCTGTTCGACGTCGCTCAGGCGCTGTTCATGGCCGGGGTAGCCTTCTACGTCTGGTGGACCAACAAGCATCGGGCCACTGGCAAGGCGATCGCGGAGGTCAACGGACGCATCGACGACCTCGACAAGCACGTCTCCCGGATCGAGCAGACGCTCGACAACCGACCGGGCTACAGCGAGATCGAACAGCTGCGCACCGAGATGGCCACCATGAACCGCGGCGTGGCCGAGCTGGCGGCCCAGATGCAATCGAGCAACTCGCTGCTCAATCGCCTGCACGAGTACCTGCTCACGGAACGGGGGAAATCATGA
- a CDS encoding phage virion morphogenesis protein: protein MAGARIQFDIAARPVLVALGELLDRVEDPRPAFREIGEYLDMAHRDRWDAQKAPDGTPWAPLSEATQARKKKNRDKILVRDGYLRDLLRYDVSLEALLFGTDRKYGAVHQFGAERGAFGQASNGTPIPWGDIPARPWLGLADEDEQPVLEILERYLMGR, encoded by the coding sequence ATGGCCGGTGCCCGCATCCAGTTCGACATCGCGGCCCGCCCGGTCCTGGTGGCCCTGGGCGAGCTGCTCGACCGGGTCGAGGACCCGCGCCCGGCCTTCCGCGAGATCGGCGAGTATCTCGACATGGCTCACCGCGATCGCTGGGACGCCCAGAAGGCCCCGGACGGCACGCCCTGGGCGCCGCTCTCCGAGGCCACCCAGGCCCGCAAGAAGAAGAACCGCGACAAGATCCTGGTGCGCGACGGTTACCTGCGCGACCTGCTGCGCTACGACGTCTCCCTAGAGGCGCTGCTGTTCGGTACCGACCGCAAGTACGGCGCGGTCCACCAGTTCGGCGCCGAGCGGGGGGCGTTCGGCCAGGCCAGCAACGGCACGCCGATCCCCTGGGGCGATATCCCGGCGCGCCCCTGGCTGGGCCTGGCCGACGAGGACGAGCAGCCGGTGCTGGAGATCCTTGAGCGGTATCTGATGGGGCGATGA
- a CDS encoding phage protease translates to MIISRTTSPLAVLSASRPEHPVAVCALAVTTGDDKTRLIPGGTFDAPRGSLEGQGPWHLDAAGAAHVIQRAAARTTDIAIDYEHQILLADQNGQPAPASGWVDPRSLEWRDDGLYGRIQWTERAEQMIAAGEYRYLSPVFPYDPNTGAVNDLLHLALTNTPAIDDGIAELAAARRAPSTAAPQDEDSTVNREQLIKALGLKADATDEQIDGAIAALKAKAGEADGVRKALSLKDDDTPAEAVAALKAKADAKPAAGAEPDPAKFVPKAVYDEAVAALSAARVGEDQEMERLIDEGMKDGRIAGKATADWLKAQGLAALKAHLEDAPSIAALKGSTQTAGKAPQGDGEGGKGPHGLSDEELAVCKATDISPEDYRKANPVDDAE, encoded by the coding sequence ATGATCATTTCTCGCACCACCTCACCCCTGGCCGTCCTGTCGGCATCCCGTCCGGAGCATCCGGTGGCGGTGTGTGCCCTGGCCGTCACCACCGGCGACGACAAGACCCGGCTGATCCCCGGCGGCACCTTCGATGCCCCGCGCGGCTCCCTGGAGGGCCAGGGCCCCTGGCACCTGGACGCCGCCGGGGCGGCCCACGTGATCCAGCGCGCCGCCGCCCGCACCACCGATATCGCCATCGACTACGAGCACCAGATCCTGCTGGCCGACCAGAACGGCCAGCCGGCGCCGGCGTCCGGCTGGGTCGATCCGCGCTCGCTCGAGTGGCGTGACGACGGCCTCTACGGGCGTATCCAGTGGACCGAGCGTGCCGAGCAGATGATCGCCGCCGGCGAGTACCGCTACCTCAGCCCCGTTTTCCCCTACGACCCCAACACCGGGGCCGTGAACGACCTGCTGCATCTCGCCCTGACCAACACCCCCGCCATCGACGATGGCATCGCCGAGCTGGCGGCCGCGCGCCGGGCGCCCAGCACCGCCGCACCGCAAGACGAGGATTCCACCGTGAACCGCGAACAGCTGATCAAGGCGCTGGGCCTCAAGGCCGACGCCACCGACGAGCAGATCGATGGCGCCATCGCGGCGCTGAAGGCCAAGGCCGGCGAGGCCGACGGCGTACGCAAGGCGCTGAGCCTGAAGGACGACGACACACCCGCCGAGGCGGTCGCCGCGCTCAAGGCCAAGGCCGACGCCAAGCCGGCCGCCGGGGCCGAGCCGGACCCCGCCAAGTTCGTGCCCAAGGCCGTCTATGACGAGGCCGTGGCCGCGCTCTCCGCCGCCAGGGTGGGCGAGGACCAGGAGATGGAGCGCCTGATCGACGAGGGCATGAAGGACGGCCGCATCGCCGGCAAGGCCACCGCCGACTGGCTGAAGGCCCAGGGGTTGGCCGCGCTCAAGGCCCACCTGGAGGACGCGCCGAGCATCGCCGCGCTCAAGGGCAGCACCCAGACCGCTGGCAAGGCGCCTCAGGGCGACGGCGAGGGCGGCAAGGGCCCGCACGGCCTCTCTGACGAGGAGCTGGCGGTGTGCAAGGCCACGGACATCTCGCCCGAGGACTACCGCAAGGCCAACCCGGTCGACGACGCCGAGTAA
- a CDS encoding DUF935 domain-containing protein: MVAIKGLVNRLFGGGREALDSQQTDEEDGIGEARVGQLKREFSEHPSKGLTPARLYRILEEAEQGHLKAQSELFEDMEEKDSQIGADLGKRRQLAAELEWQIVPPDNASAAERQAADQAAEVFSGFEVEDMILDLGTGIGHGWANLELPWARDGAMRHVEQPILRPHSWFRLHPDDQDVITLRDQSATGAALWPLGWIEHRHRAKPGYVARMGIHRMLAWPYLFQNYALGDLSKLLEIYGMPARVGKYPKNATDREKATLLKAVVAMGKDAAGIIPDGMSLEFMEAAGKSSSADVYKVMMDWCERAKAKAILGGTLTSGTGEGTNTNALGNVHERGQQSLIRSDVRQYAGSIQRFVLWPMAALNFGIEDRRRAPRFYLDLGETEDFKVLADTLPVFVDMGARVPRWWLHEKTRIPEAGEREEILQPKDAALAQPQPQPQAATTQRLAAAREALPPVRDVSEAQHERLQAEGDAALEPWVKQVRAQVEAAADLEDLRDRLAALGDALPLDDFAAVMTEALAAAHLAGRYDILEGA; encoded by the coding sequence ATGGTAGCCATCAAGGGGCTGGTGAACCGCCTGTTCGGCGGCGGCCGCGAGGCGCTCGACAGCCAGCAGACCGACGAAGAGGACGGCATCGGCGAGGCCCGGGTGGGCCAACTGAAGCGCGAATTCTCCGAACACCCGAGCAAGGGACTGACGCCGGCGCGGCTCTACCGCATCCTCGAGGAGGCCGAGCAGGGCCACCTCAAGGCCCAGAGCGAGCTGTTCGAGGACATGGAGGAGAAGGACTCGCAGATCGGCGCGGACCTCGGCAAGCGGCGTCAGCTCGCCGCCGAGCTGGAGTGGCAGATCGTGCCACCGGACAATGCCAGCGCCGCCGAGCGCCAGGCCGCCGACCAGGCCGCCGAGGTGTTCAGCGGGTTCGAGGTCGAGGACATGATCCTCGATCTCGGCACCGGCATCGGCCATGGCTGGGCCAACCTGGAGCTGCCTTGGGCGCGCGACGGCGCGATGCGCCATGTCGAGCAGCCGATCCTGCGCCCTCACTCCTGGTTCCGCCTGCACCCGGACGACCAGGACGTCATCACCCTGCGCGACCAGTCCGCCACCGGCGCCGCGCTGTGGCCGCTGGGCTGGATCGAGCACCGCCACCGCGCCAAGCCGGGCTACGTGGCGCGTATGGGCATTCACCGCATGCTGGCCTGGCCCTACCTGTTCCAGAACTACGCCCTGGGCGATCTCTCCAAGCTGCTGGAGATCTACGGCATGCCGGCGCGGGTCGGCAAGTACCCGAAGAACGCCACCGACCGCGAGAAGGCCACGCTGCTCAAGGCGGTGGTGGCCATGGGCAAGGACGCCGCCGGCATCATCCCCGACGGCATGTCGCTGGAGTTCATGGAGGCCGCCGGCAAGAGCAGCTCGGCGGACGTCTACAAGGTGATGATGGACTGGTGCGAGCGGGCCAAGGCCAAGGCGATTCTCGGCGGCACGCTCACCTCCGGCACCGGCGAGGGTACCAACACCAACGCCCTGGGCAACGTCCATGAGCGCGGTCAGCAGTCGCTGATCCGCTCCGATGTGCGTCAGTACGCCGGCAGCATCCAGCGCTTCGTGCTGTGGCCCATGGCCGCCCTAAACTTCGGCATCGAGGACCGCCGCCGTGCCCCACGCTTCTACCTCGACCTCGGCGAGACCGAGGACTTCAAGGTGCTGGCCGATACCCTGCCGGTCTTCGTCGACATGGGCGCCCGGGTGCCGCGCTGGTGGCTGCACGAGAAGACCCGCATTCCCGAGGCGGGCGAGCGCGAGGAGATCCTCCAGCCCAAGGACGCCGCGCTGGCTCAGCCACAGCCTCAGCCCCAGGCAGCCACAACGCAGCGCCTGGCCGCCGCCCGCGAGGCGCTGCCGCCGGTGCGCGACGTCTCCGAGGCCCAGCACGAGCGCCTGCAGGCCGAGGGCGACGCGGCCCTGGAGCCCTGGGTCAAGCAGGTTCGCGCCCAGGTGGAGGCCGCCGCCGACCTCGAGGACCTGCGTGATCGGCTGGCCGCGCTCGGTGACGCGCTGCCCCTGGACGACTTCGCCGCGGTGATGACCGAGGCCCTGGCCGCCGCCCACTTGGCTGGCCGCTACGACATCCTGGAGGGCGCCTGA
- a CDS encoding transglycosylase SLT domain-containing protein: MNRARERLLEDFAQGVTIGGAVMFALGWVLFCGLRTRTGIALLLLTLLMASCHPAVAQPIPSAAERYHRELTRVVQQEWGLDGRVALHGAQIHQESAWRPHVDSPVGAQGLSQFMPSTSSWIAELYPDLGAAAPYSPGWAMRAQTRYNRFHWRRIDAADQCQHWAMTLSAYNGGLGWVYRDQKLARAAGDNPGVWFGSVEEYTRRAGWAERENRAYVRRILLTLTPRYVRAGWAGGAPCGG, encoded by the coding sequence ATGAACCGAGCCAGAGAACGCCTGCTCGAGGACTTCGCCCAGGGCGTGACGATCGGCGGAGCCGTGATGTTCGCCCTCGGCTGGGTGCTGTTCTGCGGGCTGCGCACCCGCACCGGTATCGCGCTGTTGCTGCTGACCCTGCTGATGGCCAGCTGTCATCCCGCCGTCGCCCAGCCGATCCCTAGCGCCGCCGAGCGCTATCACCGCGAACTGACACGGGTGGTCCAGCAGGAATGGGGGCTCGACGGTCGAGTCGCGCTGCACGGCGCCCAGATCCACCAGGAAAGCGCCTGGCGGCCTCATGTCGACAGCCCCGTGGGCGCACAGGGGCTGTCCCAGTTCATGCCGTCGACGTCGAGCTGGATCGCCGAGCTCTACCCGGATCTCGGCGCCGCGGCGCCGTATTCCCCCGGCTGGGCCATGCGCGCCCAGACCCGCTACAACCGCTTCCACTGGCGGCGCATCGACGCCGCCGACCAGTGCCAGCACTGGGCCATGACGCTCTCTGCCTATAACGGCGGTCTCGGCTGGGTCTACCGCGACCAGAAGCTGGCCCGCGCCGCCGGCGACAACCCGGGCGTGTGGTTCGGCTCCGTTGAGGAATACACCCGTCGCGCCGGCTGGGCCGAGCGCGAGAACCGCGCCTATGTGCGACGCATCCTGCTGACCCTGACCCCGCGCTATGTGCGCGCCGGCTGGGCGGGAGGTGCGCCATGTGGCGGATGA
- a CDS encoding putative holin: MLPQTLRDKFRVGPWLVAALIMATIVGLLYPHQLGVLLWSLTKLSLGAYLGYWIDRTLFPYARPHRFSNSSNIDNTARCFTVSMLRRAIIIAAALIALGLGV, from the coding sequence ATGCTTCCCCAGACTCTCCGCGACAAGTTCCGCGTCGGCCCCTGGCTGGTGGCCGCGCTGATTATGGCCACCATCGTCGGCCTGCTGTATCCCCACCAGCTCGGCGTGCTCCTCTGGAGCCTGACCAAGCTGAGCCTGGGCGCCTACCTGGGCTACTGGATCGACCGCACGCTGTTCCCCTACGCCCGTCCGCATCGGTTCAGCAACAGCAGCAACATCGACAACACGGCGCGCTGCTTCACCGTCTCGATGCTTCGCCGCGCCATCATCATCGCCGCGGCACTGATCGCCCTGGGCCTGGGGGTGTGA
- a CDS encoding Mor transcription activator family protein, giving the protein MADDNLDMGFEIPEDALERLQDPEILRKWPQGLSDMVTVISAALCRAGDDEATARERAFRAVRALAQYAGGRSLYVPKGEALNRALRDRAIWEAFDGANITALAIRHGLTEVQIYAILAEQRKLALARVQSELF; this is encoded by the coding sequence ATGGCAGACGATAACCTGGACATGGGCTTCGAGATCCCCGAAGACGCCCTGGAGCGCCTCCAGGATCCCGAGATCCTGCGCAAGTGGCCGCAGGGCCTGAGTGACATGGTGACGGTGATCAGCGCGGCACTATGTCGTGCCGGCGACGACGAAGCCACCGCCCGTGAACGCGCCTTTCGAGCGGTGCGCGCGCTGGCCCAGTATGCCGGTGGTCGTAGCCTCTACGTGCCCAAGGGGGAGGCGCTGAATCGGGCGTTGCGCGATCGGGCCATCTGGGAAGCCTTCGACGGCGCCAATATCACGGCGTTGGCAATTCGCCACGGCCTCACCGAGGTGCAGATCTACGCCATCCTCGCCGAGCAGCGCAAGCTGGCCCTGGCCAGGGTGCAGTCCGAACTGTTCTGA
- a CDS encoding VpaChn25_0724 family phage protein produces the protein MSYQDFETEGRRLGILRILSRRNQYTTNEYSLNDELKGAYAHHVSRDRLHGDLAWLEEQGLLICQQPRAGWVVTLTGRGADVANGTAQVPGVAKPRPGDA, from the coding sequence ATGAGCTACCAGGACTTCGAGACCGAAGGGCGCCGCCTGGGGATCCTGCGCATCCTCAGCCGGCGCAACCAATACACCACCAACGAGTACAGCCTCAACGACGAGCTCAAGGGCGCCTATGCCCATCATGTCAGCCGCGATCGCCTGCACGGCGACCTAGCTTGGCTGGAGGAGCAGGGGCTGTTGATCTGCCAGCAGCCCCGCGCCGGCTGGGTGGTCACCCTGACCGGCCGTGGTGCCGACGTCGCCAATGGCACCGCCCAGGTGCCTGGAGTGGCCAAGCCGCGTCCCGGCGATGCCTGA